The region AGACACATAATCCAATAGCTGGGGCATTAAGTCGGTTCCGTCCTTATCCTTTACGCTGGTCCACCATCCAAAATGGTTCAGACCAAAATACTTCACGTCCATGTCCTTAGGATCCCTGCCTGCAATGTAGCCCATACGCCGCTTGGTTCCCACCGGCATATCGCAGATATTTAATACCTTGGAATGAGGCTTTAACACACGGCAGGCCTCTGCCACAATAGAAGCAGGATTGGAGTAATTAAGCATCCAGCAGTCCGGAGAATATTTTTCCATAAAATCAATTAACTCCATCATACCGCCAATACTTCTCATCCCATATGCGATTCCACCGGGACCGCAGGTCTCCTGTCCCACCACATGATATTTCATGGGAATCTTTTCATCCAGCTCCCGCATGGCATATTTGCCCACCCGGATATGAGCCATGCAGAAGTCCACATCCGTAAAGGCTTCCTTGGGATCCGTTGTATAGGAAAAATCCACCTCCGGCGCAATTTCCTTCATAACGATGCCTATGGCCTTTGCCAGGGTTTCCTGACGCTCTCCGTCATTGTCGTAAAGCTTTAAAGAACGTATGGGAAACCGGTGCAGGTTATCCATCATCATCATTACAATACCTGGCGTGTAAGTACTCCCGCCTCCTGCAATAACGATTGAGAATTTTTTCACTTTATGTTACCTCCTTGCTTTGTCTGGTTTATCACTTAGTTACTCTCGCCGTTTCCCAGCTCCTCATCCACTGCCCTTCTTACGGCAGCAACCTTTAAACCATAGATTACCTGAACGTTATTGCCCTTTTTCACCACGCCATTGGCTCCGGTGCCGTTTTTCAGCACATCCTCCAGTACCAGGTCCGGATGGGTAAGGATCAGGCGCAGACGGGTGAAGCAATTTTCCACTTTTTCAATATTGCCGGCTCCGCCCAGGGCTTTTATAATCAGCGCGGCATCCACATCATCGGCGTCTTTTCCCTCTTTTTCAGAAGCAACTTTTTCTTTATATTCCGCCTTGGTATGAAGCTTCATTTCCATTCCTTCTGTTTCCCGTCCCAGAGTCTTTAAATTCAGTTTTGCAATGAGAAGGCGGAATATGGCATAATAGACTACAAAAAATATAAGGCCTGTGACGATGTACTTGGGCCATCCGGTTTTATGAATTCCCAAAGGCACGTTGAAAAGCAGGAAATCCAGGAAGCCGTTAGGACCGATGGCACGGACATTCAATAAATTAAGAACCACCATGCTCAGACCGCTTAACCCCGCATGAACAATAAACAGGACCGGAGCCACAAACATAAAGGAAAATTCAATGGGCTCTGTAACCCCTGCAATGAAAGAAGTGAATGCAGCAGGAATCAGAATGGCTTTTATCTTATTGCGGTTTTCCGGTCTGGCCGTATGGTACATGGCAAGACAGGCACCCATAAGACCGAACATCTTGGAAACTCCTCTTGCATCCCATATCACTGACCGGGACAATACCTGAATGGAAGGGTCTGCGATTTCCGCATAATAAATATTCCTGGCTCCCTCAAACACCTGTCCCCCTATGGTTTCAATGCCTCCAAGAGAGGTATATAAAAACGGGGTATAGACCAGATGATGAAGGCCTGTTGGTATTAAAAGACGTTCCAGGGCACCGTAAATAAAGAGCCCGAAGTTTCCGGAACGATTAATGAATCCTCCAAGGCTGGTGATTCCCAACTGGACAAAGGGCCATACATAAGTAAGAAGCACCGCCAGTAAAACGGTCACAGGAATCAATACGATGAATACAAACCTGGAACCACCGTAAATCTGGAACGCATTTTGAAATTCTGTTTCACAAAACCGGTTATGGACCATAGCCGTAACGATTCCCAGAATAATTCCCAGGAACACGCCCATGTCTAAGATCTGTACGCCAAGGACCATGGCCTGACCCGTTCCCCTTAAAGATTCCCCTGTAAACAGGATCCCCGTCAAAGTCATGAATTTGTTCATGGCGTTAATGAATACCAGAAATCCCAAAAGACCGGTAAAACCAGCCTCATATTTCTTCTTATTGGCAAGGCCGGCGGCAAGTCCCACACAAAAGATCAGCCCTAAGTTGTTTAAAATGGAAACCAGGGAACCAGACAGAATGGTGCCAAAACCCTTTGTCACCGGATTATCCATAAAGGGCAGAAGCTCCAGCAATTTTGCATTGGTAAATAAATTTCCCACAGCGATTAAAATACCTGCGATGGGCAGGATCAAAACCGGGATGAACATTGCTTTTGAAAAGCGCTGCAACTGATCCATCACTTTATCTTTCATTCTCTTTTCCTCCAACTATCTATGATTGGTATTCTGTTTCTTCATTCCACGTGAAATTCATATCCGTATTATAGCTGCCGGTTCAGCCTTTGTATATACTTAGGGAAAGGATAGGAACCTGTTATTCCAAGTAGTAACAGGTTTCAAAAAAAGTCCCGGATGCCGCTGTTTTCACGTCATCCGGAACCCTTATTCTTCTTTTTTATCCATGTTTTGAAGCACCTTATGGTATTCGTAGATCAAAAGCTCCATGAGCATGAACACATTGGGAAAAAATGTATTTGCCATCATATTTCTGTCGTCCAGCTTATTGCTGTCTTCTATGCGAAACTGCATGTCCGTAATGGAGCTGACCCTGTTTTCCGCCTCATTGGTAAAGGACACGGTAAAAATGCCGTTCTCTCTGGCAGTCTTCACCCGGTCCGCCACCCAGTCTGTTTCCCCTGACCGGGAAACCACAATGAGCATTTTCATGTTTTCCAGATTATTTTCAAAAACACCGATGGAATCCATTCCATTAGAATAAATGCATTTTATCCCAAGAACAAGAAGCTTTTTTGTTAAGTATTCCACAGGAATGGCGGAAAAACCCGTAGCGTACAAAAATACATAACCATTTGCCAGACGGCCCAGCCTCCTGGCAAATTCCCGGATGTCTTCATAGGAATTATACTTTAAAAGAGAGTTGGAGCAAAAGCTGTTGATAAACTGCATCCCGGCATCTTCGTTATCCCTGGCCCGGTTTACAAGAGGCAGCAGCTTGTAATACATATCCACAAACCCGCTGTAGCCCAGCTTTTTGGTCAGGCGCATAATGGTGGAGGTGGAGGTAAAATTTTCCTTTGCAACTCCCCGAACTCCCATTTTAAGCATGGAATCCATGTGGTCAATGATGTAACGGAGAACGCCATCCTCTACCTCTGTCAGATTTTTTCCCGCTGTCAGCTTGCTTAAATCCACCATTCCCGCCATCCTTCTTTCCTTATTTTTGTATGCTATGTTTTTCTTAATCCTTATGGCTCATTCATGATAAAAAATCTTCATACCCCTGGATCATGGGATAAGGAGCGCAGTCCTTAAAAGGTGAGGTTATCGTCCCCTTCACATAGGTGCTGAACCCTGTGCGGCGAAAATCTTCCTTATTTTTGTTTTTTACCAGCCTGCCGCCTTTGCCGACTTCTCCGATGTAATGCCCGTTCTGGTCATAGATTTCCTTTCCATAGAATTTCCCAAGAATCCTTCCGTCACAGGCGGCCAAGTAATCTTTCTGCCTCACTCCGATATAGTTTCCTTGCCAATTCCAATATCGTTCCATTGAAATCCATCCTTCCTCTTTTCATTCTCTGCAATCATACACCATTTTTTCTTAAAAAGGAACACTTTAGAGAGGCACATTGCTAAATTTTCAATGAAAGCTGGATTTTTCCCGGGTTCTGTTATATAATCTACAGAAAAAATACAGAATAACCAGATACACAGGAGGATGCCATGGGATTTCAATATGTAAACAATCTGCCAAGCCCGGAAGAAATCAAGGAACGCTTTCCACTTCCGGCAGAATATCAAGCCCTTAAAATAGAACGAGACCAGGCCATCAGCGATGTACTCACCGGAAAAAGCGATAAATTTCTTGTGATTATCGGTCCCTGCTCCGCTGACAATGAGGAATCTGTTTCAGATTATGTTAACCGACTTGTGGCTGTTCAGGAAAAAACAAAAGACCGCCTTATTCTTATTCCAAGAATCTATACCAACAAGCCCAGAACCACAGGCGAAGGATACAAGGGAATGCTTCATCAGCCTGACCCGGAAAAAAAGCCGGACATGCACGAAGGACTTATCGCCATCCGCAGGATGCACATGAATGTGTTCTTAGAAACCGGATTATCCACAGCCGATGAGATGCTGTATCCGGAAAACCTGGGATATTTAGATGACATTATGTCTTATATTGCCATTGGTGCCCGTTCCGTGGAAAACCAGCAGCACCGTCTGACCTCCAGCGCCTGTGACGTCGCCGTCGGCATGAAAAATCCGACCAGCGGAGACTTGTCCGTTATGCTTAACTCTGTTGTAGCTGCGCAGCAGGCCCACGATTTCACCTACAGAGGCTGGGAAGTGCGGAGCAAGGGCAATCCATTGGCTCATACCATCCTTAGAGGCGCAGTCAACAAACACGGACAATGCATCCCTAACTACCACTTTGAAGACTTATTCCTCCTTCATGAGATGTACAGCCGCCGCAATCTGCAGAATCCGGCCTGCATCGTGGATACCAACCATTCTAATTCCAGCAAAAAATATAAGGAACAAATTCGTATTTCCAAGGAAATTCTACACAGCAGAAAGCATTCCCCGGAGATTCGTTCCCTGGTTAAGGGCTTGATGATCGAAAGTTACATTGAACCCGGCTGCCAGAAGGTGGGCGAAGGCTTCTATGGTAAATCCATTACCGATCCCTGTCTGGGCTGGGAAGATTCTGAGCGCCTGATTTATGAGATCGCAGAAAATGCATAAATCATTATTTTACCCTTATGGAGTATCATCCAAAAGAGAGTTGATTTCAGCATACGCTGATGATCAACTCTCTTTTCTTTCAACCCATTAACCAAGGAGTGCCGTAATGATAAAGTACAAAAGCACCACTGCTCCCAGAACAATTCTGTAATATCCGAAGAATTTAAAATCATGCTGTCTGATATATCCCATTAAAAACTTAATAGAATAAACAGAAACCACAAAAGCTATCACCATGCCTAAAACCAAATAGAATACCTGAGGTCCTGTAAAACTCAGTCCATATTTCACGATCTTTAAAAAGCTGGCTCCAAACATGATGGGAATTCCCAGAAAAAAGGAAAACTCTGCGGAGGCTGGCCTGGAGCATCCTAAGATCATGGCTCCCAAAATGGTGGAACCCGATCGGGAAGTACCCGGAATCAGGGACAAAAGCTGGAATAAGCCAATCCAGAGAGCCGTTTGATAAGAGATGTCCCCCACCTTCTGAACTTCAAAGCTCCGGTACTGGTTCCTGTTCTCAATGACGATAAATAATACGCCATAGAGGATCAGGGTCGCTGCCACCACATAACCGTTCATCAGATATTCATCAAGGATGTCATCCACCAGAAATCCAATCACTGCAGCAGGGATGCAGGCTAAAACGATTTTGGACCATAATATCAGGGTAGCCTGCTTCTGAACCGGTTTTTTCCTGACAGAAAAGGGATTGAGCTTATCAAAATACAGGACCAGCACTGCTAAAATGGCTCCCAGCTGGATCACTACCAGAAACATATTTTTAAAAGCCGTGGGCTGATTTAAGTGTATAATTTCATCCACAAGGATCATGTGACCCGTACTGCTTATGGGAAGCCACTCCGTAAAGCCCTCCACAATTCCCAATACTATTACTTTTAAAATCTCAATGATATTCATTCCTTTCCCCCTGTTTATTATATATTTTCAATCTGCCAGTCAATCGGCTCCAGCCCGTTGTCTTTTAAATAGGCATTGGTCCTGCTAAAGTGCCTGCATCCAAAAAATCCCCGGTAAGCGGAAAGCGGACTGGGATGAGGTGCTTCCAGAATTAAGTGCCTGGGGTTTGTGAGCATGGCCTTCTTGCTCTGAGCCGGACGTCCCCATAAAAGAAATACCATGGGCCGGTCCTGCTCATTTAAGATCTTAATGGCTGCATCTGTAAATGCTTCCCAGCCCATCCCCTGATGGGAATTGGCCGCATGGGCCCGCACCGTAAGGACTGTATTAAGCAGCATGACCCCCTGATCCGCCCATTTTTTCAAATATCCGTTGTTTGGGATTTCGCAACCCAAATCTTCCTTAAGTTCCTGATAAATGTTCACAAGAGAAGGCGGGATATCCACATCAGGCTTTACGGAAAAACACAGCCCGTGGGCCTGCCCATTATTATGATAAGGATCCTGCCCCAGAATCACTGCCTTTACCTTCGAAAGTGGGGTAAACTGAAATGCATTGAAAATGTCGTTTGGGTCCGGAAAAACCAAGGCCGTTTCATATTCATGCTTCACCTTCTGATAAAGTTCCCTGTAATATGGCTTTTTAAACTCTCCGCTTAAGGGATCCAGCCAGTCGTTCTCTATTGCTCCCATTTTTTCTCCTTTGTTTTTTCCCGGGAAAATCCTATTTTCCCATACTCCTGTTTTTGTTTTTCTTTCGGTCTTAAATCCTTACCGGTACTCCCATTTGGTCCAAAAACCGTTTTAATTCCATGATTTCCAGCTCCTTGTAATGGAAAAGAGACGCAGCCAGGGCCGCATCAGCCTTTCCTTTTGTCAGGGCACTGTAAAAATGGTCTATGGTGCCTGCACCTCCTGAAGCGATTACAGGCACAGAAACATGTTCCGCAATGATCCGGTTCAGTTCGTCATCATATCCGGCCTTGGTCCCGTCACAGTCCATGCTGGTAAGGAGAATCTCTCCTGCTCCCAGACTGTCCGCCTTTACGGCCCATTCCACCGCATCAAGCCCTGTATCCATCCGGCCTCCGTTCTTATAAACGTTCCAGCCGCTTCCATCTGCTCTCCTTCTGGCATCAATGGCAACCACAACGCACTGACGTCCGAACTTGCCGGCAGCATCAGAGATCAGCTCCGGAGTATGAATGGCTGAGGAATTAATGGATATCTTATCCGCACCTTCCCTTAACAGCATTTTAAAATCCTCTACCGTACGGATCCCGCCTCCAACGGTAAAGGGGATAAACACCTTTTCCGCCACCCGGCGGACCATCTCCACCACCGTATTCCGGTTATCGGAAGATGCAGTGATATCAAGAAATACCAGCTCATCGGCACCGGCCCTGTCATAAGCTGCTGCGATCTCCACCGGATCGCCTGCATCCTTTAAGTTCACAAAATTAACGCCCTTTACCACCCTTCCGTCTTTGACATCCAGGCATGGAATGATCCTCTTCGTAAGCATCCGGCACCTCCTAAGTCAGTTCAATGAAATTTTTAATAATCTTTAAACCGGTATCGCTGCTCTTTTCCGGATGAAATTGACAGGCAAAAAGGTTCCCCCGTTCCACAGATGCCCCGAACCTGACTCCGTACTCCGCGGATGCCGCCACATGGTCTTCCCTGTCTGCCTCTAAATAATATGAGTGGACAAAATACACATATGCCCCGGAATCTATCCCTTTGAAAAGTCTTGCGCCGGGCTTTATCTCCAGACGGTTCCACCCCATATGGGGAACTTTAAGCCCCTGCATATCCGGGAATCTCACAATCCTGCCGGGAAGCAGGGAAAGCCCTTTGACCCCTTCGCATTCCTCACTGCTATCAAAAAAGAGCTGAAGCCCTAAGCATATCCCAAGAAATGGTGTTCCCTTAGAAACCACCTGATGGATCACATCCACCAGTCCATACTGATGGAGCTTTTCCATTGCGTCTCCAAAGGCCCCCACACCAGGCAGAATCACCTTATCTGCAGAAAGGAGGACCTCCTTGTCCCGGCTCACCACCGGCATTTCCCCCAATGCGGTCAGGGCTTTCTCCACACTTTTCAAGTTTCCAGCATCGTAGTCGATTATTGCAATCATGGCCGTCACCTCTTTACGCCTTTTTTCAACATTTTAACACAGAGGCATACAATGTACAACGCAAAATATGACTATAAATTCCGAAAGAATTCCAGAGAATTTTCTGAAACACCAGCAGCCTTTCCCTTTACGGTCTCCGGAAGCTGGGATAGGCTTTCGTGGATCCGGTACATATATGCCTTTTTATTTATTGACACAGTCTTCTCAAAAGGCCAGCGGATCACCGTGGGAGTCTTAAAACCCACCCCCAGTTCCAAAACCAGAAGTCTTTTGTTAAGGGTCCCTGCCAGCCATGTTGTGTAGGCCTTCCACTGGGGAAGATAGCCCTCTTCTATGTAGTTCTCCGCCTCTATGGTATTGCCTGTAAGGGGAGCATTGCAATGGGGACAGATATCATTGAGTATCTCATCCGGTTCCCAGATATCCTTTGTACAGGATTTGGAGCACTGCCTCCATGTCACATTTCCGCAGGGCGCCACGATCCGGCTTTTTTCCAAAGTCGACTTAAATATCTCTCCATCAGTGACTGTGGTCACAATAAAATAGTCCTTATCCTTAATAAGCCTGTCCAGCTTTTCGTAAAGACTTTTCATATCCGGTACGCTTTCAGACTTCCATTCCTCTCCCATACCGATCAAAAGCTTTTCGCAAGCTTCTATTTCTCCTAAAATCCGTTCCTGATCAGTCATATGCATCCACCTTCTTTTCCTAACGTTTCCCATTAAGTATACATCAAAGGGGATTTTATGAAAAGATGGAAATTCTGTCCTTGCGGCCTCCCATGAATCTATGCTATACTAATCCATGCATTTAGTCAAATAACCTGGGCAAGCTGCAGAGTGTTTGGCCATTGCCGGATTTTTGAATCAGCCGGATATGCAGGCATATCCTCTTGATCCATTATCATGCAAATAATAAAAAAGGAAGTCAGCAGATTATGAATAAATTTAAGAGGCTTTCTCCCTTTTTGGGAGGCTGTGCTGCCATCGCGGTCCTGGCGCTGCTGTTGGTCATATATACCCTGACAAAACCGGTTCCCATGGCCGGAACAAAAAGCATTTCCATTGAAGTGGTATATGAAAACGGGGTAAAGGACCACTACCAGATCACTACGGAAGCGCAGTTTCTGTTAGAGGCACTGAATTCCGTACCAAATTTTCAAATCGACGGAACCACTACTGAAGAACTGGGCCTTATGGTCACCACGATTAACGGAAAACGGGCAGACTACCAAAAGGACGGCGCCTACTGGGCTTTGCTCTGCGACGGGGAACCCTGCAGCTATGGAGTGAGCCGGCAAGCCATCAAGGATGGCGAGCTATACACCTTTCAATATACCCTGTCCTCTGAGGAAAACAAAAAATCATGAAAAACCATTTCCTGCTTACCACCAGGGAGCTGGTATTGGATGCACTGCTTTCAGCCCTTTTATTTGTCAGCCAGGCAGGCTTGTCCTGGCTGCCTAACGTAGAACTGGTATCCTTGCTTCTCATTTTATACACCCTGGTATTCCGCAAACACGTATGGCTCATCCTGTACGTGTTTGTTGTATTGGAAGGTCTTGTCTACGGTTTCGGCCCCTGGTGGTTTTCTTATTTATATGTGTGGCCCATTCTTCCCGGCGCCGTATTCCTAATCTATAAAAACAAGACTCCAAAGCCCTTTGGAATATCCCTGCTTTCCGCTATCTTTGGAATGCTGTTCGGATTATTCTGCTCCGGATTCTACCTTATTGCCGGAGGCATCGGCGGAGCCCTCACCTGGTGGACGGCAGGGATCCCGTATGATATCGTCCACGGAACCAGCAATTTCTTTCTGTCCCTCGTATTGTTTCAGCCGTTATACCGGCTGCTCACCACATTAAAACGAGATCTATTACAGCGATAAAGGAGTTTATGCTTATGGAAACTGCAACCGTAAAATTAAAAAAAGGAGAAGGCCGCTCTTTAAAAGCCGGCGGCCCGTGGATCTATGACAATGAAATTGATGCCATCACCGGAGATTATACCAACGGGGATATGGTATCCGTAGAAGACTTTGACGGCTATTTCCTGGGCCATGGCTTCATTAATACCAATTCCAAGCTCACCGTCCGCATCATGTCCCGGAAAAAAGATGCGGCAGTAGACGAAGACTTTCTGGAAATGAGGGTCCGCAATGCCTGGGAATACCGGAAGGCAACCGTGGATACATCCTGCTGCCGCCTGATATTCGGGGAGGCCGACTTCCTTCCTGGAATCGTGGTTGACAAGTTCGGCCATGTCCTTGTGGTGGAATCCCTGGCCCTTGGCATTGACCGCCTTAAGCCTGTGATACTGGAAAAACTGAAAAAAGTTCTAAAAGAGGATGGCATAGAAATACAGGGGATCTACGAGCGAAGCGACGCCAAGGTCCGCCTTCAGGAAGGTATGGAGCGGATAAAAGGATTCATCGGCCCCTCCTTTGACACAAAGGTGGAGATCACGGAAAATGGAGTCAAGTACTTAGTTGACGTCCAGGATGGACAGAAAACAGGATTTTTCCTTGACCAGAAATACAACCGTCTTGCCATCCAGCGCCTTTGCAAGGACAAGCGGGTTCTTGACTGCTTCACCCACACCGGTTCCTTTGCACTAAACGCCGGTATTGCCGGAGCAAGGGAAGTCCTTGGCGTGGATGCCTCGGAGCTTGGCATTGCCCAGGCAAAGGAAAACGCCGAATTAAACGGATTATCTCACCGGGTGGCCTTTCAGTGTGCCGATGTTTTTGAGCTTCTTCCTGAGCTTGAGAAAAACGGGGAGAAATTCGATGTGGTGATCCTGGACCCTCCTGCTTTCACAAAATCCAGGAATTCTGTGAAAAATGCAGTAAAAGGCTACCGGGAAATCAACCTGCGGGGCATGAAACTGGTCAAAGACGGCGGCTATTTAGCCACCTGCTCCTGCTCTCATTTCATGACTCCTGAGCTTTTCACCAAAACCATCCGGGAGGCAGCCGCAAACGTCCACAAACGCCTGCGCCAGGTGGAATACAGGACCCAGGCCGCCGACCATCCTATTCTATGGGCAGGAGAAGAGACTTCCTATTACCTGAAATTTTACATTTTCCAGGTCTGTGACGAGAAATAACCGGAATTCACCTGACTTTGAAGCATTTGGGATCAAACTGGAAAGGTTCTCCCTTTCCCCAGCAGCGAGGCGGCTTCCATCATATTTTTTATGATGGGTACACCAAACGGACAGCGTTCTTCGCAGCTGCCGCATGCGACACACTCATCCCCCCCATGAAGAAGGCTTTGATAATGGGAACGTATGGAGGGCGGGACAGCTTCTTGATCAAGCCGTGCAATATCCAGGTATTTGTTGACAGCGGCAATCTCTATTCCAGAGGGGCAAGGCTGGCAATGTCCGCAATAGACGCAATTTCCCTGAAAGACACTATGCACTTCGTTATAAATCCAGGTATAATCCTTTTCAGTATCAGCCGCTAAAAGGTAACTCATGGTGTCACTCACTTCATCCCTTGTTTTACAGCCTGCCAGAACGCTGGCCACCGCTGGCCTTGAGAGTGCATAATGGATACACTGCGGCGGAGTCATGGGCCTGCTGTAAGGCGTATGTTCCGGTGAAAGCAGTTTGCCGCCGCCATAGGTTTTCATCACGGTAATTCCAATTTGCTTTTGGTTACAAAGCTTATATAATTCCGCACGTATGGGATCAATTCCGTTAAATGCCCCTGACTGGAAGCCATGATCAAGACATTCAAAAATGCTCGCCTGGGATGAGAGCATATCAAAGGCAGGATTAATGCTGAACATCATCATCTCCGGCACTCCAGTGTGAATGACCTTCATTGCGGTTTCAGGATTGTGAGAGCTAAAACCAATATGCCTGATATCGCCTTGCTGTTTCAGCCGCTCCACATATGCGGCAAAATCCGTCTCAAAAACATTTTTATAGTCCTGCTCCGAATCAATAAAAAACATCATTCCAAAATCTATGTAGCCGAAAATCTTCAGCAGTTCTTCAAAATACCGCTTCACCACAGGCAAGTCACGACTGATATCGTACTGCATATTTAGATTCGTGGAACCGATATGTCCTTGCAGCATCACCTGGTCACGCCTATTGCCAAGCGCTTTTGCAATGTTTTCACGCACTTCTGTGCC is a window of [Clostridium] saccharolyticum WM1 DNA encoding:
- the hisF gene encoding imidazole glycerol phosphate synthase subunit HisF, which produces MLTKRIIPCLDVKDGRVVKGVNFVNLKDAGDPVEIAAAYDRAGADELVFLDITASSDNRNTVVEMVRRVAEKVFIPFTVGGGIRTVEDFKMLLREGADKISINSSAIHTPELISDAAGKFGRQCVVVAIDARRRADGSGWNVYKNGGRMDTGLDAVEWAVKADSLGAGEILLTSMDCDGTKAGYDDELNRIIAEHVSVPVIASGGAGTIDHFYSALTKGKADAALAASLFHYKELEIMELKRFLDQMGVPVRI
- the hisH gene encoding imidazole glycerol phosphate synthase subunit HisH codes for the protein MIAIIDYDAGNLKSVEKALTALGEMPVVSRDKEVLLSADKVILPGVGAFGDAMEKLHQYGLVDVIHQVVSKGTPFLGICLGLQLFFDSSEECEGVKGLSLLPGRIVRFPDMQGLKVPHMGWNRLEIKPGARLFKGIDSGAYVYFVHSYYLEADREDHVAASAEYGVRFGASVERGNLFACQFHPEKSSDTGLKIIKNFIELT
- a CDS encoding class I SAM-dependent rRNA methyltransferase, with amino-acid sequence METATVKLKKGEGRSLKAGGPWIYDNEIDAITGDYTNGDMVSVEDFDGYFLGHGFINTNSKLTVRIMSRKKDAAVDEDFLEMRVRNAWEYRKATVDTSCCRLIFGEADFLPGIVVDKFGHVLVVESLALGIDRLKPVILEKLKKVLKEDGIEIQGIYERSDAKVRLQEGMERIKGFIGPSFDTKVEITENGVKYLVDVQDGQKTGFFLDQKYNRLAIQRLCKDKRVLDCFTHTGSFALNAGIAGAREVLGVDASELGIAQAKENAELNGLSHRVAFQCADVFELLPELEKNGEKFDVVILDPPAFTKSRNSVKNAVKGYREINLRGMKLVKDGGYLATCSCSHFMTPELFTKTIREAAANVHKRLRQVEYRTQAADHPILWAGEETSYYLKFYIFQVCDEK
- a CDS encoding PTS transporter subunit EIIC; the encoded protein is MKDKVMDQLQRFSKAMFIPVLILPIAGILIAVGNLFTNAKLLELLPFMDNPVTKGFGTILSGSLVSILNNLGLIFCVGLAAGLANKKKYEAGFTGLLGFLVFINAMNKFMTLTGILFTGESLRGTGQAMVLGVQILDMGVFLGIILGIVTAMVHNRFCETEFQNAFQIYGGSRFVFIVLIPVTVLLAVLLTYVWPFVQLGITSLGGFINRSGNFGLFIYGALERLLIPTGLHHLVYTPFLYTSLGGIETIGGQVFEGARNIYYAEIADPSIQVLSRSVIWDARGVSKMFGLMGACLAMYHTARPENRNKIKAILIPAAFTSFIAGVTEPIEFSFMFVAPVLFIVHAGLSGLSMVVLNLLNVRAIGPNGFLDFLLFNVPLGIHKTGWPKYIVTGLIFFVVYYAIFRLLIAKLNLKTLGRETEGMEMKLHTKAEYKEKVASEKEGKDADDVDAALIIKALGGAGNIEKVENCFTRLRLILTHPDLVLEDVLKNGTGANGVVKKGNNVQVIYGLKVAAVRRAVDEELGNGESN
- a CDS encoding DUF4430 domain-containing protein; the encoded protein is MNKFKRLSPFLGGCAAIAVLALLLVIYTLTKPVPMAGTKSISIEVVYENGVKDHYQITTEAQFLLEALNSVPNFQIDGTTTEELGLMVTTINGKRADYQKDGAYWALLCDGEPCSYGVSRQAIKDGELYTFQYTLSSEENKKS
- a CDS encoding 3-deoxy-7-phosphoheptulonate synthase: MGFQYVNNLPSPEEIKERFPLPAEYQALKIERDQAISDVLTGKSDKFLVIIGPCSADNEESVSDYVNRLVAVQEKTKDRLILIPRIYTNKPRTTGEGYKGMLHQPDPEKKPDMHEGLIAIRRMHMNVFLETGLSTADEMLYPENLGYLDDIMSYIAIGARSVENQQHRLTSSACDVAVGMKNPTSGDLSVMLNSVVAAQQAHDFTYRGWEVRSKGNPLAHTILRGAVNKHGQCIPNYHFEDLFLLHEMYSRRNLQNPACIVDTNHSNSSKKYKEQIRISKEILHSRKHSPEIRSLVKGLMIESYIEPGCQKVGEGFYGKSITDPCLGWEDSERLIYEIAENA
- a CDS encoding undecaprenyl-diphosphate phosphatase, producing the protein MNIIEILKVIVLGIVEGFTEWLPISSTGHMILVDEIIHLNQPTAFKNMFLVVIQLGAILAVLVLYFDKLNPFSVRKKPVQKQATLILWSKIVLACIPAAVIGFLVDDILDEYLMNGYVVAATLILYGVLFIVIENRNQYRSFEVQKVGDISYQTALWIGLFQLLSLIPGTSRSGSTILGAMILGCSRPASAEFSFFLGIPIMFGASFLKIVKYGLSFTGPQVFYLVLGMVIAFVVSVYSIKFLMGYIRQHDFKFFGYYRIVLGAVVLLYFIITALLG
- a CDS encoding MurR/RpiR family transcriptional regulator; this encodes MAGMVDLSKLTAGKNLTEVEDGVLRYIIDHMDSMLKMGVRGVAKENFTSTSTIMRLTKKLGYSGFVDMYYKLLPLVNRARDNEDAGMQFINSFCSNSLLKYNSYEDIREFARRLGRLANGYVFLYATGFSAIPVEYLTKKLLVLGIKCIYSNGMDSIGVFENNLENMKMLIVVSRSGETDWVADRVKTARENGIFTVSFTNEAENRVSSITDMQFRIEDSNKLDDRNMMANTFFPNVFMLMELLIYEYHKVLQNMDKKEE
- a CDS encoding 6-phospho-alpha-glucosidase, which produces MKKFSIVIAGGGSTYTPGIVMMMMDNLHRFPIRSLKLYDNDGERQETLAKAIGIVMKEIAPEVDFSYTTDPKEAFTDVDFCMAHIRVGKYAMRELDEKIPMKYHVVGQETCGPGGIAYGMRSIGGMMELIDFMEKYSPDCWMLNYSNPASIVAEACRVLKPHSKVLNICDMPVGTKRRMGYIAGRDPKDMDVKYFGLNHFGWWTSVKDKDGTDLMPQLLDYVSKNGYLTEKAVETQHMDESWQQTHKKAADLLKLSPDFLPNTYLKYYLYPDYVVEHTDPCHTRANEVMEGREKEVFSAARAIIEAGTAKGSAFSIDNHASFIVDLACAIGFNTREQMLCIVENKGAISNFDPTAMVEVPCLVGNEGPEPLCQGNIPTFEKGMMEEQLAVERLVVEAWIEGSYLKLWQALTLSKTVPSASVAKQILDDLMEANKEYWPELK
- the ung gene encoding uracil-DNA glycosylase, with the protein product MGAIENDWLDPLSGEFKKPYYRELYQKVKHEYETALVFPDPNDIFNAFQFTPLSKVKAVILGQDPYHNNGQAHGLCFSVKPDVDIPPSLVNIYQELKEDLGCEIPNNGYLKKWADQGVMLLNTVLTVRAHAANSHQGMGWEAFTDAAIKILNEQDRPMVFLLWGRPAQSKKAMLTNPRHLILEAPHPSPLSAYRGFFGCRHFSRTNAYLKDNGLEPIDWQIENI
- a CDS encoding SIR2 family NAD-dependent protein deacylase: MTDQERILGEIEACEKLLIGMGEEWKSESVPDMKSLYEKLDRLIKDKDYFIVTTVTDGEIFKSTLEKSRIVAPCGNVTWRQCSKSCTKDIWEPDEILNDICPHCNAPLTGNTIEAENYIEEGYLPQWKAYTTWLAGTLNKRLLVLELGVGFKTPTVIRWPFEKTVSINKKAYMYRIHESLSQLPETVKGKAAGVSENSLEFFRNL